From Nevskia ramosa DSM 11499, the proteins below share one genomic window:
- a CDS encoding NAD(P)-dependent alcohol dehydrogenase, translating into MTASLTATAALVRQVGGPFTIESISVAAPREHEVRVRMVGVGMCHTDLVARDGFPVPMPIVLGHEGSGVVESVGSAVKTIKPGDHVVLSFNSCSSCPSCDDTQPAYCYNFLANNFAGVRPADGTTALSQDGTQIAGNFFGQSSFGSYAVAHERNTVVIDKDLPLEIMGPLGCGIQTGAGAAINSIKLKKGQSLAIFGGGAVGLSALLGARAIDAGTIIVVEPNEGRGKLALELGATHVINPKATPDVLAKIKELSGGGVNHALDTTGIPAVIGVAVETMLPNGMLGLIAVPPPEAMLPANMMSMLIRGVGVKYITEGDADPKTFIPQMAAWFKAGKFPFDRLITKFKFSEINEAAHASEKGGAIKPVMVF; encoded by the coding sequence ATGACTGCATCGCTTACCGCCACCGCCGCGCTGGTCCGCCAGGTCGGCGGCCCGTTCACGATCGAATCGATTTCCGTCGCTGCACCGCGCGAGCATGAAGTGCGCGTGCGCATGGTCGGCGTCGGCATGTGCCACACCGATCTCGTTGCCCGTGACGGCTTCCCGGTGCCGATGCCGATCGTGCTCGGCCATGAAGGTTCGGGCGTCGTCGAATCAGTCGGCTCGGCCGTCAAGACCATCAAGCCCGGCGATCACGTGGTGCTCAGCTTCAACTCCTGTTCGTCCTGCCCGAGTTGTGACGACACCCAGCCGGCCTACTGCTACAACTTCCTCGCCAACAACTTCGCCGGCGTTCGTCCGGCTGACGGCACCACGGCCTTGAGCCAGGACGGCACCCAGATCGCCGGCAACTTCTTCGGCCAGTCTTCGTTCGGCAGCTACGCCGTTGCCCACGAGCGCAACACCGTGGTGATCGACAAGGATCTGCCGTTGGAAATCATGGGTCCGCTCGGCTGCGGCATCCAGACCGGTGCTGGTGCAGCGATCAATTCGATCAAGCTGAAGAAGGGCCAGTCGCTGGCGATCTTCGGCGGTGGTGCGGTTGGCCTGAGCGCGCTGCTCGGCGCCCGTGCGATCGATGCCGGCACGATCATCGTCGTCGAGCCGAACGAAGGTCGCGGCAAGCTGGCGCTGGAACTCGGTGCCACTCATGTCATCAACCCGAAGGCGACGCCGGACGTGCTTGCGAAGATCAAGGAGCTGAGCGGCGGTGGTGTCAATCACGCGCTCGACACCACCGGCATTCCGGCGGTGATCGGCGTCGCCGTCGAAACCATGCTGCCGAACGGCATGCTCGGCTTGATCGCCGTGCCGCCGCCGGAAGCGATGCTGCCGGCAAACATGATGAGCATGCTGATCCGTGGCGTCGGCGTGAAGTACATCACCGAGGGCGATGCCGACCCGAAGACCTTCATCCCGCAGATGGCGGCCTGGTTCAAGGCCGGCAAGTTCCCGTTCGATCGCCTGATCACCAAGTTCAAGTTCAGCGAGATCAACGAAGCCGCGCACGCTTCGGAAAAGGGCGGCGCGATCAAGCCGGTCATGGTGTTCTGA
- a CDS encoding MarR family winged helix-turn-helix transcriptional regulator, translating into MAVSRSKAGKVTAPASASPTARSDNGSQTRTGKTLGIDPVPPELDEVARDAIRLSFLMHDVSRMRRNTYDQFMKPLGITRAQWWVLAHLSRHDGMMQTQLADVLEVGKASLGVVVEGLESNGWISRRPDPTDKRAKRVYLTKPAQGLIKRMTVLEVEFNDRVFANLPLDERAALFSSLTKVKQSLGRVAGSLNNQPG; encoded by the coding sequence ATGGCCGTTTCACGCAGCAAGGCGGGGAAAGTGACCGCCCCGGCATCCGCATCCCCTACGGCGCGCAGCGACAACGGCAGCCAGACACGCACCGGCAAAACGCTCGGCATCGATCCGGTGCCGCCGGAACTCGATGAAGTGGCCCGCGACGCCATCCGTCTGAGCTTTCTGATGCACGACGTATCGCGGATGCGCCGCAACACCTACGACCAGTTCATGAAGCCGCTCGGCATCACCCGCGCCCAGTGGTGGGTGCTGGCGCATCTGTCCCGGCACGACGGCATGATGCAGACCCAGCTGGCCGATGTGCTCGAAGTCGGCAAGGCAAGCCTCGGCGTGGTCGTCGAAGGTCTGGAAAGCAATGGCTGGATCAGCCGCCGCCCGGACCCCACCGACAAGCGCGCCAAGCGCGTCTATCTGACCAAGCCCGCCCAGGGGCTGATCAAGCGGATGACGGTGCTGGAAGTGGAATTCAACGACCGGGTGTTCGCCAATCTGCCGCTGGACGAGCGCGCCGCGCTGTTCAGTTCGCTGACCAAGGTCAAGCAGTCTCTGGGCCGGGTGGCCGGCAGCCTCAACAACCAGCCCGGCTGA
- a CDS encoding 2Fe-2S iron-sulfur cluster-binding protein: MGFLKSLFAAKEAKFVEVAPFGARYEVPSGETMLEAALKNGVPFPHNCTVGTCGSCKCKLKSGRVSALTDFGYTLSQQEIAAGFILACQAIPKDALTQVEVESQALDAPAVESFTGKISATETLTHDIVKITIALDRPIKFVAGQYANLKVPGIQRARNYSFADAPDRDGRSQVSFFIRKVPNGAFTEALFKGEFKDVTMDVEGPHGNFHLHPGTAPMVCIAGGSGLAPLLSVLEAGRKDRVQRPCAFLFGARTQADLYGLEQIQQIAQNWNGKFVFLPVLSHEPADSSWTGARGLVTQFITDALPDIDWSTAEGYMCGPPGMIDAGMSSMTEAGMKLDAIFYDKFTDESHSAKMP, from the coding sequence ATGGGTTTTCTGAAATCGCTGTTTGCTGCGAAGGAAGCGAAGTTTGTGGAAGTGGCGCCGTTTGGTGCGCGCTACGAAGTGCCGAGCGGGGAAACCATGCTCGAAGCTGCGCTCAAGAACGGCGTGCCGTTTCCGCACAATTGCACGGTGGGCACCTGCGGCTCCTGCAAGTGCAAGCTCAAGTCCGGTCGTGTTTCAGCGCTGACCGACTTCGGCTACACGCTGTCGCAGCAGGAGATCGCTGCCGGTTTCATCCTCGCCTGCCAGGCGATTCCGAAGGATGCGCTGACCCAGGTGGAAGTCGAGAGTCAGGCGTTGGATGCGCCGGCTGTGGAGTCGTTCACCGGCAAGATCTCGGCGACCGAGACGCTGACCCACGACATCGTCAAGATCACCATCGCGCTCGATCGGCCGATCAAGTTCGTCGCCGGGCAGTACGCGAATCTGAAGGTGCCGGGCATTCAGCGGGCCCGCAATTATTCATTTGCCGATGCGCCGGATCGCGATGGCCGCAGTCAGGTGTCGTTCTTCATCCGCAAGGTGCCGAACGGGGCGTTCACCGAGGCGCTGTTCAAGGGTGAGTTCAAGGATGTGACGATGGATGTGGAAGGCCCGCACGGCAATTTCCATCTTCATCCGGGCACTGCGCCGATGGTCTGCATCGCCGGCGGTTCGGGATTGGCGCCGTTGCTGTCGGTGCTCGAAGCCGGCCGCAAGGATCGCGTCCAGCGGCCTTGTGCCTTCCTGTTCGGCGCGCGGACGCAAGCCGATCTTTATGGGCTGGAGCAGATCCAGCAGATCGCCCAGAACTGGAATGGCAAGTTCGTGTTCCTGCCAGTGCTGTCGCATGAGCCGGCGGACAGTTCCTGGACGGGTGCTCGCGGCCTGGTCACGCAGTTCATCACCGATGCCCTGCCCGATATCGACTGGTCCACCGCCGAAGGCTATATGTGCGGCCCGCCCGGCATGATCGACGCCGGCATGTCTTCCATGACCGAAGCCGGCATGAAGCTCGATGCCATCTTCTACGACAAGTTCACTGACGAAAGTCATTCCGCAAAAATGCCGTAG